A DNA window from Kitasatospora atroaurantiaca contains the following coding sequences:
- a CDS encoding sigma-70 family RNA polymerase sigma factor yields the protein MSAEEQNDHSYGLDASGHVPDQAGAPIRESLVGRVPGQASAGQGGVTPEAFVGGEVPSATEVQARAVVPAPADPVDGERPPSDAELTAQVRAGDDRAYEEIYRRHADSVRRYARTCCRDSFTAEDLAGEVFARTLQALKAGKGPEFAVRAYLLTAVRNVAAAWARTERREQLVDDFSTFAQASAATTDLDLADPGADTWAMAMADRRMVMKAFVELPEDDRMVLWHTEVERESPKTVAVMLGKTANATAVQAHRARDRLAAAFLQAHVSGSQARACAAYANRLGAYARGSLRKRASADVGRHVQDCDRCTAAYLELLEINTGLRVILPGGVLVWVGAGYFTAAAAAALGVGAVGATAVVGGTAAGGGASGGGSAGAVAAEGLGAAAKASIAAGVAMAAAAVAAYALTGTPAPKPAVAAPPMSSPALPPPAVAKPVPSPSETPSPTPSEVAPATRSAPSPRSTPPAPAPPVVATTPAPEPSVVQPPSPSVPVPPDPPEPPVPSVPPTPDPPEVTDFWLDDLPFGQGSGRAPAAGPSIRRGGWVWQREGVSMNGRYYRHAMSVYAPSSVTIDLNRTCSTFQAVAGLDDLTFRVGNVVFSVQGGDGRTLWRSGAIGQGDAPVPVRVPLAGQHSVRLVVTPATGSWGLINLADWADARLSCT from the coding sequence TTGAGCGCCGAGGAGCAGAACGACCACAGCTACGGCCTCGACGCCTCCGGCCATGTCCCGGACCAGGCCGGCGCGCCGATCCGGGAGTCGCTCGTCGGCCGGGTGCCCGGGCAGGCGTCGGCCGGGCAGGGGGGAGTGACCCCGGAGGCGTTCGTGGGCGGAGAGGTACCGTCGGCCACCGAGGTCCAGGCCCGTGCCGTGGTGCCGGCCCCCGCCGACCCCGTGGACGGGGAACGTCCGCCGTCCGACGCCGAGTTGACCGCCCAGGTGCGGGCCGGGGACGACCGCGCGTACGAGGAGATCTACCGGCGGCACGCCGACTCGGTACGCCGCTACGCGCGGACGTGCTGCCGGGACAGCTTCACCGCCGAGGACCTGGCCGGCGAGGTCTTCGCCCGGACGCTGCAGGCGCTGAAGGCGGGCAAGGGGCCGGAGTTCGCGGTCCGCGCCTACCTGCTCACGGCCGTCCGCAACGTCGCCGCCGCCTGGGCCCGCACCGAGCGGCGCGAGCAACTGGTGGACGATTTCAGCACCTTCGCGCAGGCCTCGGCCGCCACCACCGACCTCGATCTGGCCGACCCGGGTGCCGACACCTGGGCGATGGCGATGGCCGACCGGCGGATGGTGATGAAGGCCTTCGTCGAACTCCCCGAGGACGACCGGATGGTGCTCTGGCACACCGAGGTCGAGCGGGAGTCGCCGAAAACAGTCGCCGTGATGCTCGGCAAGACCGCCAACGCCACGGCGGTGCAGGCGCACCGGGCGCGCGACCGGCTGGCCGCCGCCTTCCTGCAGGCCCATGTGTCGGGCAGCCAGGCCCGGGCCTGCGCGGCGTACGCCAACCGGCTGGGCGCGTACGCGCGCGGGTCGCTGCGCAAGCGCGCCTCGGCCGACGTGGGCAGACACGTCCAGGACTGCGACCGCTGCACGGCGGCGTACCTGGAGCTGTTGGAGATCAACACCGGTCTGCGCGTGATCCTGCCCGGCGGCGTACTGGTCTGGGTCGGAGCCGGGTACTTCACCGCGGCGGCGGCGGCCGCCCTCGGTGTGGGCGCGGTCGGGGCTACCGCGGTGGTCGGCGGCACGGCGGCGGGCGGCGGCGCGAGCGGCGGGGGCAGCGCCGGTGCCGTGGCCGCCGAGGGCCTGGGTGCGGCGGCCAAGGCGAGCATCGCGGCCGGTGTCGCGATGGCCGCCGCTGCCGTCGCCGCATACGCCTTGACCGGCACACCGGCCCCGAAGCCCGCGGTGGCGGCACCACCGATGTCCTCGCCCGCACTGCCGCCGCCGGCGGTGGCGAAGCCCGTACCGTCGCCGTCCGAGACGCCCTCGCCCACGCCCAGCGAGGTGGCTCCGGCGACCAGGTCGGCACCGTCACCGCGTTCGACCCCGCCCGCTCCGGCACCACCCGTGGTGGCGACGACGCCGGCGCCGGAGCCTTCGGTGGTCCAGCCCCCCTCGCCGTCCGTCCCGGTCCCGCCCGACCCGCCGGAGCCTCCGGTGCCGAGCGTCCCGCCGACGCCCGACCCGCCGGAGGTCACCGACTTCTGGCTGGACGACCTGCCGTTCGGCCAGGGCTCCGGCCGGGCGCCCGCGGCCGGCCCCAGCATCCGCCGGGGCGGCTGGGTGTGGCAGCGCGAGGGCGTGTCGATGAACGGCCGGTACTACCGGCACGCGATGAGCGTCTACGCGCCCTCGTCGGTGACCATCGACCTCAACCGGACCTGCTCGACCTTCCAGGCGGTGGCCGGCCTGGACGACCTCACGTTCCGGGTCGGGAACGTGGTCTTCAGCGTGCAGGGCGGTGACGGCCGGACACTGTGGCGTTCGGGCGCGATCGGCCAGGGCGACGCCCCGGTGCCCGTCCGGGTACCGCTGGCGGGCCAGCACTCGGTCCGACTGGTGGTGACCCCGGCGACGGGCAGCTGGGGGCTGATCAACCTCGCGGACTGGGCGGACGCCCGGCTCAGCTGCACCTGA
- a CDS encoding TetR/AcrR family transcriptional regulator: MTDQERVLGLPVPPSAGHGATAQGVVPEQRGPVARELYGNTRSAYEPGRAEGRYGPGEGPYDLSSPEEPSRGSGATRLRVDARRNLESVLRAARQVFGELGYDAPMEEVARRAGVGVGTVYRRFPSKEVLVQRIAAEEVAWLTTQARESLYGSEGPWEALAGYLARAVGSGAGRLLPPSAFRYAEELGTTAELHVPEQRLPEQHVPAQHVPAQRGPGLDRQPAGDADPRLLLHLLAALVARAGAAGELRPGVTVSDVVLVLTAAVPVHVGRPQTGGDGESAPGQPHDAPADRLLQILLNGLRAR; the protein is encoded by the coding sequence ATGACGGATCAGGAACGAGTACTGGGGCTGCCGGTGCCGCCATCGGCGGGCCACGGTGCGACGGCCCAGGGTGTGGTGCCGGAGCAGCGCGGCCCGGTGGCCCGCGAGCTGTACGGGAACACCCGGAGCGCATACGAACCGGGCCGCGCAGAGGGCAGGTACGGCCCTGGCGAGGGCCCTTACGACCTCAGCAGCCCGGAGGAGCCGTCCCGCGGCTCGGGCGCGACCCGCCTGCGGGTGGACGCCCGGCGGAACCTGGAGAGCGTGCTGCGCGCCGCCCGCCAGGTCTTCGGCGAACTCGGGTACGACGCACCGATGGAGGAGGTGGCCCGCCGGGCCGGGGTCGGTGTCGGCACGGTGTACCGGCGCTTCCCGAGCAAGGAGGTGCTGGTCCAGCGGATCGCCGCCGAGGAGGTGGCCTGGCTGACCACGCAGGCCCGCGAGTCGCTGTACGGGAGCGAGGGCCCCTGGGAGGCGCTGGCCGGCTACCTGGCGCGGGCGGTGGGTTCGGGGGCCGGGCGGCTGCTGCCGCCCTCGGCGTTCCGGTACGCGGAGGAGCTCGGGACCACCGCCGAGCTGCACGTTCCCGAGCAGCGCCTGCCCGAGCAGCACGTCCCCGCGCAGCACGTCCCGGCCCAGCGTGGCCCCGGCCTGGACCGGCAGCCGGCCGGTGACGCCGATCCTCGGCTGCTGCTGCACCTGTTGGCGGCCCTGGTCGCCCGGGCCGGCGCCGCGGGCGAGCTCCGGCCGGGGGTGACGGTGTCGGACGTGGTGCTGGTGCTGACGGCCGCGGTCCCGGTGCACGTGGGCCGGCCGCAGACCGGTGGTGACGGTGAGTCGGCGCCGGGTCAACCGCACGACGCACCGGCCGACCGGCTGTTGCAGATTCTGCTCAACGGCCTGCGGGCGCGCTGA
- a CDS encoding NAD(P)/FAD-dependent oxidoreductase → MNQVTSAGGVPIRILIVGGGCAGMSAALRLQQVLRPQLRSGQAEITVVEPQPYLTYHPLLAEVAAGSIDPRHVVVPLRRVLPECRVLTARVTRIEHAGRRAWVDAAPRGEHGVPTELAYDLLVVAPGSVSRTAPVPGLAEHGLGFATVGEAVSLRNHVLEQLDLASSTRDPALRQAALTFVFVGAGYAGVGALAELEDMARYAAKGYHNLSAADLRWVLVEATDRILPEESPELAAHTLAELRDRSVDVRLSTTLESALDQVMVLSDGSRFAARTLVWTAGVRPAPLLRDTDLPLDAAGRVRCLPTLQVAGPDGAPLPGVWAAGDGAAVPDPEAGLCAPNAQHALAQARLLADNLAAALASRPQTPYRPERQSCSTSLGLGRGVAHTRRGQLTGRRAWWLHRARHLRRLPSLDRRVRVLTGWLLGGLFSREVVSLGSVEHPRSEFEAGFPKQ, encoded by the coding sequence GTGAACCAGGTCACATCGGCAGGGGGTGTCCCCATCAGGATCCTGATCGTCGGCGGCGGCTGCGCCGGGATGTCCGCCGCACTCCGTCTCCAGCAGGTGCTCCGTCCTCAACTGCGCAGCGGCCAGGCCGAGATCACCGTGGTCGAGCCGCAGCCCTACCTGACGTACCACCCGCTGCTCGCCGAGGTCGCGGCCGGCTCCATCGACCCACGGCACGTCGTCGTCCCGCTGCGCCGGGTGCTGCCCGAGTGCCGCGTGCTCACCGCCCGGGTCACCCGGATCGAGCACGCCGGGCGCCGGGCCTGGGTGGACGCGGCCCCGCGCGGCGAGCACGGCGTGCCCACCGAACTCGCGTACGACCTGCTGGTGGTCGCCCCGGGCTCGGTCTCCCGTACCGCGCCCGTCCCCGGGCTCGCCGAGCACGGCCTGGGATTCGCCACCGTCGGCGAGGCCGTCAGCCTGCGCAACCATGTGCTGGAACAGCTCGACCTGGCCTCCTCCACCCGGGACCCGGCGCTCCGGCAGGCGGCGCTCACCTTCGTTTTCGTCGGCGCCGGCTACGCGGGCGTCGGCGCCCTCGCCGAGCTCGAGGACATGGCCCGCTACGCGGCGAAGGGCTACCACAACCTCAGCGCGGCGGACCTGCGCTGGGTGCTGGTCGAGGCCACCGACCGGATCCTCCCCGAGGAGTCCCCCGAGCTGGCCGCTCACACCCTCGCCGAGCTGCGCGACCGCAGCGTGGACGTCCGGCTCTCCACCACCCTGGAGTCCGCCCTGGACCAGGTGATGGTCCTCTCCGACGGCAGCCGCTTCGCCGCGCGCACCCTGGTCTGGACGGCCGGCGTCCGCCCGGCACCCCTGCTCCGCGACACCGACCTCCCGCTGGACGCCGCAGGGCGGGTCCGCTGTCTGCCCACCCTGCAGGTGGCCGGGCCGGACGGCGCTCCGCTGCCCGGTGTCTGGGCGGCGGGCGACGGCGCCGCCGTCCCCGATCCCGAGGCCGGCCTCTGCGCCCCGAACGCCCAGCACGCCCTGGCCCAGGCCCGGCTGCTGGCGGACAACCTGGCCGCGGCCCTGGCCTCGCGCCCGCAGACCCCTTACCGCCCCGAACGCCAGAGCTGTTCGACCTCGCTCGGGCTCGGCCGGGGCGTCGCCCACACCCGGCGCGGTCAGCTCACCGGCCGCCGTGCCTGGTGGCTCCACCGGGCCCGCCACCTGCGGAGACTGCCGAGCCTGGACCGCCGGGTGCGGGTGCTCACCGGGTGGCTGCTGGGCGGGCTGTTCAGCCGCGAGGTGGTGTCCCTGGGCTCGGTCGAGCACCCGCGTTCGGAATTCGAGGCGGGATTCCCGAAGCAGTGA
- the mshD gene encoding mycothiol synthase, with protein MTATDHSQVIVSALLSDDESRAAEEIISAAAVSDGRQAVSEQGRLRLKAREPRQGVVHLLQRAADQAVGYAQLELPAAGEAGQRGKAGTAELTVAPDHRGRGLGRQLIDALIAEADGPVEFWAHGGHPAARHLADAYGAELVRELRQMRRTADAPEQPPLPEGVTVRTFRPGEDDAEWLRLNALAFAHHPEQGSWTEQDLADRIAEPWFDPAGFFLATRGDRLVGFHWTKVHPEGLGEVYVVGVDPAEQGSGLGRALTAVGLRHLAEDRKLQTVLLYVDADNSAAVRVYERLGFTIHEVDLMYRVQGPAQT; from the coding sequence ATGACTGCTACCGACCACAGCCAGGTCATCGTCTCCGCGCTTCTCTCGGACGACGAATCCCGTGCCGCCGAGGAGATCATCAGTGCAGCGGCCGTCTCGGACGGCCGACAGGCGGTCTCCGAGCAGGGGCGTCTCCGGCTGAAGGCTCGCGAGCCCAGGCAGGGGGTGGTGCACCTCCTGCAGCGTGCGGCGGACCAGGCAGTCGGATACGCCCAGCTGGAGCTCCCCGCAGCCGGTGAGGCCGGTCAGCGGGGCAAGGCCGGGACGGCCGAGCTGACCGTGGCGCCCGACCACCGGGGCAGGGGCCTCGGCCGGCAGCTGATCGACGCCCTGATCGCCGAGGCCGACGGCCCGGTGGAGTTCTGGGCCCACGGTGGTCACCCGGCAGCCCGCCACCTGGCCGACGCCTACGGTGCCGAGCTGGTGCGCGAGCTCCGCCAGATGCGCCGGACCGCCGATGCGCCCGAGCAGCCGCCGCTGCCCGAGGGCGTCACCGTCCGTACCTTCCGCCCGGGCGAGGACGACGCGGAGTGGCTCCGCCTCAATGCCCTCGCCTTCGCCCATCACCCCGAGCAGGGGTCCTGGACGGAGCAGGACCTGGCGGACCGTATCGCCGAGCCGTGGTTCGACCCGGCCGGCTTCTTCCTGGCGACCCGCGGTGACCGCCTGGTGGGCTTCCACTGGACGAAGGTGCACCCGGAGGGGCTCGGCGAGGTGTACGTCGTCGGCGTCGACCCCGCCGAGCAGGGCAGTGGCCTGGGCCGGGCGCTGACGGCGGTCGGCCTGCGCCACCTCGCGGAGGACCGCAAGCTGCAGACCGTGCTTCTCTACGTCGACGCTGACAATTCCGCCGCTGTGCGGGTATATGAACGATTGGGTTTCACCATCCACGAGGTGGACCTCATGTACCGCGTCCAGGGCCCGGCGCAGACCTGA
- a CDS encoding RNA degradosome polyphosphate kinase → MSIPRPVPVPQPSPARRSATSTAMTSALGLSLDDREALALAAAGPEIEELPQGRFLDRERSWLAFNERVLELAEDPQIPLLERTKFLAIFASNLDEFFMVRVAGLKRRIATGVAQRSASGLQPREVLDQIWTRSRELMARHAATFQQEVLPDLAAEGIELVRWSELADKEQSRLHTLFRQKIFPVLTPLAVDPAHPFPYISGLSLNLAVVVRNPVSGHKHFARVKVPQSLSRFLEASPQRYVPLEDVMGAHLEELFPGMEVLAHHAFRVTRNEDLEVEEDDTENILKALEKELMRRRFGPPVRLEVEESIDPYILDLLVRELNITEAEVFPLPGPLDLTGLFGIADLDRPELKYPKFVAGTARGLTDVESASQPDIFAAMRERDVLLHHPYDSFSTSVQAFLEQAAADPDVLAIKQTLYRTSGDSPIVDALIDAAESGKQVLVLVEIKARFDEQANIKWARKLEEAGCHVVYGLVGLKTHCKLSLVVRQEGDTLRRYSHVGTGNYHPKTARLYEDLGLLTADPQVGADLSDLFNRLSGYSRRESYRRLLTAPRGLRDGLIARIHGEIAHHRAGRPAYVKIKVNSIVDEALIDVLYRASQAGVPVDVWVRGICAIRPGVAGLSENIRVRSILGRFLEHSRIFVFGNGGEPEVWFGSADMMHRNLDRRIEALVRVTDPAHRAELSGLIDLGLSDETESWHLGADGAWTRHSQDAEGRRLRHVQNLFVDSRQRRRSSSAAR, encoded by the coding sequence ATGAGCATCCCCCGCCCCGTCCCTGTCCCCCAGCCGAGCCCGGCCCGACGGTCGGCCACGTCGACGGCGATGACCTCGGCGCTCGGGTTGTCGCTGGACGACCGTGAGGCGCTCGCCCTGGCCGCCGCCGGCCCGGAGATCGAGGAGCTGCCCCAGGGCCGGTTCCTGGATCGTGAGCGCAGCTGGCTGGCGTTCAACGAGCGGGTGCTGGAGCTGGCGGAGGACCCGCAGATCCCGTTGCTGGAGCGCACCAAGTTCCTGGCGATCTTCGCGAGCAACCTGGACGAGTTCTTCATGGTCCGGGTCGCCGGTCTGAAGCGCCGGATCGCCACCGGCGTGGCGCAGCGGTCGGCGTCCGGCCTGCAACCGCGCGAGGTGCTGGACCAGATCTGGACCAGGTCCCGTGAGCTGATGGCCCGCCATGCGGCCACCTTCCAGCAGGAGGTGCTGCCGGACCTCGCGGCGGAGGGCATCGAGCTGGTCCGCTGGAGCGAACTGGCGGACAAGGAGCAGTCGCGGCTGCACACGCTCTTCCGGCAGAAGATCTTCCCGGTGCTGACCCCGCTGGCGGTCGACCCGGCGCACCCGTTCCCGTACATATCGGGGCTGAGCCTCAATCTGGCCGTCGTGGTCCGCAACCCGGTCTCCGGTCACAAGCACTTCGCCCGCGTGAAGGTGCCGCAGTCCCTCTCCCGCTTCCTGGAGGCGTCGCCGCAGCGGTACGTGCCGCTGGAGGACGTGATGGGGGCACACCTCGAGGAGCTCTTCCCAGGGATGGAGGTGCTCGCCCACCACGCCTTCCGGGTCACTCGCAACGAGGACCTGGAGGTGGAGGAGGACGACACCGAGAACATCCTCAAGGCGCTGGAGAAGGAGCTGATGCGGCGCCGGTTCGGCCCGCCGGTCCGTCTCGAGGTCGAGGAGTCGATCGACCCGTACATCCTCGATCTCCTGGTGCGCGAGCTGAACATCACCGAGGCGGAGGTCTTCCCGCTGCCCGGCCCGCTCGACCTGACCGGGCTCTTCGGGATCGCGGACCTCGACCGGCCGGAGCTGAAGTACCCGAAGTTCGTGGCGGGCACGGCGCGCGGGCTCACCGACGTCGAGTCGGCCTCGCAGCCGGACATCTTCGCGGCGATGCGCGAGCGGGACGTCCTGCTCCACCACCCGTACGACAGCTTCTCCACCTCCGTCCAGGCCTTCCTGGAGCAGGCGGCGGCCGATCCGGACGTCCTGGCCATCAAGCAGACGCTGTACCGGACCTCGGGTGACTCGCCGATCGTGGACGCGCTGATCGACGCGGCCGAGTCGGGCAAGCAGGTGCTGGTCCTGGTCGAGATCAAGGCGCGCTTCGACGAGCAGGCCAACATCAAGTGGGCCCGCAAGCTGGAGGAGGCCGGCTGCCACGTCGTGTACGGGCTGGTCGGGCTGAAGACGCACTGCAAGCTCTCGCTGGTGGTCCGCCAGGAGGGCGACACCCTGCGGCGCTACTCCCACGTGGGGACGGGGAACTACCACCCGAAGACGGCCAGGCTCTACGAGGACCTGGGTCTGCTGACGGCGGACCCGCAGGTCGGGGCCGACCTCTCCGACCTGTTCAACCGGCTCTCCGGGTACTCGCGCCGGGAGTCATACCGGCGCCTGCTGACCGCGCCCCGCGGGCTGCGGGACGGGCTGATCGCCAGGATTCACGGGGAGATCGCGCACCACCGGGCCGGGCGGCCCGCGTACGTGAAGATCAAGGTCAACTCGATCGTGGACGAGGCCCTGATCGACGTGCTCTACCGGGCCTCCCAGGCCGGCGTGCCGGTGGACGTGTGGGTGCGCGGCATCTGCGCGATCCGCCCCGGCGTGGCCGGGCTGAGCGAGAACATCCGGGTGCGCAGCATTCTCGGGCGCTTCCTGGAGCACTCGCGGATCTTCGTCTTCGGCAACGGTGGCGAGCCCGAGGTGTGGTTCGGCAGCGCCGACATGATGCACCGCAATCTGGACCGCAGGATCGAGGCGCTGGTCCGGGTGACCGACCCGGCGCACCGGGCGGAGCTGTCCGGGCTGATCGACCTCGGGCTGTCGGACGAGACCGAGTCCTGGCACCTGGGCGCCGACGGGGCCTGGACCAGACACTCGCAGGACGCCGAGGGGAGGCGGCTGCGCCATGTGCAGAACCTGTTCGTCGACTCGCGTCAGCGCCGCCGCAGCTCCTCGGCGGCGCGCTGA
- a CDS encoding CHAD domain-containing protein gives MTDAPMTARTGPKDAANAATSAATAGEVLSGFLTAQAGAFLRALPQAVGEAGSRPGALPAGTAGAVAAAGTEDLLRSVRRIGGALHTFGAAFEPGWAEETRTELRWLLNLLAQEPAYLRRSARLLAALDSLSETDPDGPGMLAGHSGAPKARALLERQLTLARTRAHTALLQELRSARLHALADRMTLLASDVPLLAGGSSALLPQAAAALAALAAGAQLLPLGRAATPYGGKGLHRLAAVPPARGAEPVRAAAGPAAEVEADAALAADDAPWHRVRILVKRARYALEVCGSPAEEIGELDALDRTLDRHQEAADAAVTVATAARTPRITPATAYVLGVVHADQRLEVEAARYAFGHQWPNLPHHGWHEWATA, from the coding sequence ATGACCGATGCGCCGATGACGGCCCGGACCGGGCCGAAGGACGCCGCCAACGCCGCGACCTCCGCTGCTACCGCAGGGGAGGTTCTCTCCGGCTTTCTGACCGCCCAGGCGGGCGCCTTTCTGCGCGCCCTGCCCCAGGCGGTCGGTGAGGCGGGCTCGAGACCGGGCGCGCTCCCGGCGGGTACGGCCGGGGCCGTCGCGGCGGCGGGCACGGAGGACCTGCTGCGGTCGGTCCGGCGGATCGGCGGGGCTCTGCACACCTTCGGGGCGGCCTTCGAGCCCGGCTGGGCCGAGGAGACCAGGACCGAGCTGCGCTGGCTGCTCAACCTGCTGGCGCAGGAGCCCGCGTACCTGCGGCGGTCGGCCAGGCTGCTGGCCGCGCTGGACTCGCTGAGCGAGACCGACCCGGACGGCCCCGGCATGCTCGCAGGGCACTCGGGCGCGCCGAAGGCCCGGGCGCTGCTCGAGCGCCAGCTCACGCTGGCGCGCACCCGGGCGCACACCGCGCTGCTGCAGGAGCTGCGGTCGGCCAGGCTGCACGCCCTGGCGGACCGGATGACGCTGCTGGCCAGTGACGTCCCGCTGCTGGCGGGTGGGTCGTCGGCCCTGCTGCCGCAGGCCGCGGCTGCTCTGGCCGCCCTTGCGGCGGGTGCTCAGCTGCTCCCGCTGGGCCGTGCCGCGACGCCGTACGGCGGAAAGGGGCTGCACCGCCTCGCGGCGGTCCCCCCGGCGCGCGGGGCGGAGCCGGTACGGGCGGCGGCCGGCCCCGCTGCGGAGGTCGAGGCCGATGCGGCGCTGGCGGCGGACGACGCCCCCTGGCACCGGGTGCGCATCCTGGTCAAGCGGGCCCGCTACGCCCTGGAGGTCTGCGGCTCCCCGGCCGAGGAGATCGGGGAACTCGACGCGCTGGACCGCACCCTCGACCGCCATCAGGAGGCGGCCGACGCCGCCGTCACCGTCGCCACGGCGGCACGGACGCCCCGGATCACCCCGGCGACCGCGTACGTGCTCGGTGTGGTGCATGCTGATCAGCGACTGGAGGTGGAGGCGGCCAGGTACGCCTTCGGCCACCAGTGGCCGAACCTCCCGCATCACGGATGGCATGAATGGGCGACCGCCTGA
- a CDS encoding NUDIX hydrolase — protein sequence MRKAVGHGQTILAAGAVLWVPGPEKKNGKGRKKPRIALIHRPKYDDWSLPKGKLDRGEGWRTAALREVREETGLSCVLGDELPAQHYLAQGRPKEVRYWAAVPTGGSFTPNREVDRLEWLSPKKARARLTHERDRLLVDALLELLSDRRTGRSA from the coding sequence CTGCGGAAGGCCGTCGGGCACGGCCAGACGATCCTGGCGGCGGGAGCGGTGCTGTGGGTGCCGGGCCCGGAGAAGAAGAACGGGAAGGGGCGGAAGAAGCCCCGGATCGCGCTGATCCACCGGCCGAAGTACGACGACTGGAGCCTGCCCAAGGGGAAGCTGGACCGGGGGGAGGGCTGGCGGACGGCCGCGCTGCGCGAGGTGCGGGAGGAGACCGGGCTGAGCTGCGTGCTGGGGGACGAGCTGCCCGCGCAGCACTATCTGGCGCAGGGGCGGCCCAAGGAGGTCCGGTACTGGGCGGCGGTGCCGACAGGCGGGTCCTTCACGCCGAACCGTGAGGTCGACCGGCTGGAGTGGCTGTCACCGAAGAAGGCCAGGGCCAGGCTGACGCACGAACGCGACCGGCTCCTGGTGGACGCCCTGCTGGAGCTCCTGAGCGATCGCCGTACGGGCCGCAGCGCCTGA
- the pstS gene encoding phosphate ABC transporter substrate-binding protein PstS, with product MKLQRNGRSKALAIGAMALVSSLSLAACGSDDNTSSSTATGSAGASSSAAQIACGKGGQLLAAGSTAQTNAIDVWKAAYGAACSGSTITYGGGGSGAGVQQFNQGKVSFAGSDSALKPAEVDASKAVCKTGQGINLPMVGGLISIVFNVDGVDKLVLDGPTVAKIFDSQITKWNDPAIAALNPGVTLPAADIQAIHRSDDSGTTANLTGYLAKASAGAWTYPASKTWAGKGGQSANGSAGVSAQVKQVKNSISYAELSYAQTNNLKSASIATGASKPVEATAANAATTFAKAKIAGTGSDLALSLDYATKEEGAYPLVLVTYEIVCDKGNKADTVDTLKSFLTYTISDAGQQAIGAKGYVPLPKELTTKVQAVIPTLA from the coding sequence GTGAAGCTCCAGCGGAACGGCCGCTCCAAGGCCCTCGCCATCGGTGCCATGGCGCTCGTCAGCTCGCTGTCGCTCGCGGCCTGCGGCTCCGATGACAACACCAGCAGCTCGACGGCCACCGGCAGCGCCGGTGCCTCCTCCTCGGCCGCGCAGATCGCCTGTGGCAAGGGTGGCCAGCTGCTCGCCGCCGGTTCGACCGCGCAGACCAACGCGATCGACGTCTGGAAGGCCGCCTACGGCGCCGCCTGCTCCGGCAGCACCATCACCTACGGCGGTGGCGGCTCGGGCGCGGGTGTCCAGCAGTTCAACCAGGGCAAGGTCAGCTTCGCCGGCTCCGACTCGGCGCTGAAGCCGGCCGAGGTCGACGCCTCCAAGGCGGTCTGCAAGACCGGCCAGGGCATCAACCTGCCGATGGTCGGCGGCCTGATCTCGATCGTCTTCAACGTGGACGGCGTGGACAAGCTCGTCCTGGACGGCCCCACCGTCGCGAAGATCTTCGACTCGCAGATCACCAAGTGGAACGACCCGGCCATCGCCGCCCTGAACCCGGGCGTGACCCTGCCGGCCGCCGACATCCAGGCGATCCACCGCTCGGACGACTCCGGTACCACCGCCAACCTGACCGGCTACCTGGCCAAGGCCTCCGCCGGCGCCTGGACCTACCCCGCCAGCAAGACCTGGGCGGGCAAGGGCGGCCAGTCGGCCAACGGCAGCGCCGGTGTCTCGGCCCAGGTCAAGCAGGTCAAGAACTCGATCAGCTACGCCGAGCTCTCCTACGCCCAGACCAACAACCTGAAGAGCGCCTCCATCGCGACCGGCGCCAGCAAGCCGGTCGAGGCCACCGCCGCCAACGCCGCCACCACCTTCGCCAAGGCGAAGATCGCCGGTACCGGCAGCGACCTGGCGCTGAGCCTGGACTACGCGACCAAGGAGGAGGGCGCCTACCCGCTCGTCCTGGTCACGTACGAGATCGTCTGCGACAAGGGCAACAAGGCCGACACCGTCGACACCCTGAAGTCCTTCCTGACCTACACCATCAGCGACGCCGGCCAGCAGGCCATCGGTGCCAAGGGCTACGTCCCGCTGCCGAAGGAGCTGACCACCAAGGTGCAGGCCGTCATCCCGACCCTGGCCTGA